The DNA window AGGACCTCAGCGAGAAGAACCATTACCAGTTCTTCGCCATCGAGGGAAGGGTTGAGGAGATACTCACCAGAGGATCGGGGACAATATCCTACGAGGTCTTTGACAAAGAAGGCAACGTAAAGACCATAACGGAAGAATACAACACGATAGTCTTCACACTCAGCGACGGGACTGGAAGGATAACTGTGGAAGCCTTTGGAGACGACTACAAAATGTTCGAGGAGGAGTTCGGCCAAATCGAAGAAGGCAGGGAACTGCTCGTGTTCGGATACGTGGACGTTGACCCAGACGGCTCGCTGAGGTTCATAGTCAGCGATGCCCCGCACCCGCAGGGAATCGCAGAAACCATAGCGGAGGCGATTGAAAAGGCCTATGAGGAGGGCGAGAAGATAGTCAAGATACACAACATCCGCCTTCCTGGAGACGTTTACAGGCAGTTCTGGATACACCTCGACCCGCCGAAGAGGGAAGTCCGCGTCGAGATGGGGCCGATAGTCACTCCCGGTGGAGTCGCCATAGGCGGCGACGTTCCTGAGTACAGGAAGTACGGCATAGCGAAGGTGAACGTGCCCTTCATCAAAACTTATCCCAAACCGACTAGGATAGACTCGTTCTCGGGGCCTGAGATAGCCTTCAGGCTTACGAAACACCAGGGAAAACCAGTGGTCAAGGACAGGTTCCTCCCATGGCACCACGGCTTCAGCCACTCGATGACGATGGGAGTGATAATTGGAGCGGTGGTCTTCCTTCTGGCCAAGCTCTTCGGCTACAGCCACGCAACTGACCTTGCCCTAGCCTCGATGATAGGCCAGTGGCTCCACGTCTTCGAAGACCAGCTCGGCTTCATGGGCAGCAACCTCTTCCCGCCGATAACTAAGGACGTAATCCCGGGATTCAAGCTCGGAGAGAGCGGAAGCGGGCTTACGAACTTCTCAACGGCCTGGCTCATGATAGCACTGATGATATGGAACTTCAACCGCTTCACGGACCCGAGGCCGATCCCGATAGGCGACGCAAAACTGCTCCTCTACCTCATCTGGCCTTCCATAATAGGCTTTGGAATAGCGATAGTCAAGAGCTTCAGGCTGAGGAAGGAGATAGCCCAGCTCATGGACTACTACACCAACCTGGAAGCCTTCGAAGAGATGGAAGAGGTCGGCGGGATCTAATCCCGCTGGCCCGCTTTTCCCGCCTTTTCTGGCTTTCTCGCAACTACTCCAAGAGCTTCCTCGACCCTTCTAACGCCGACAAAGCCCGCTCTCCTCAGTCTCTCCATAACACCCTTCTGGAGATCCTTCCTCCTGTACTTTTTTCCGGGGTTGCCGACGTAGTGGAAGAGCCTCCCTCCAGGCCTCAGGATCCTGAAGAGCTCCCTGTAGAACTCCTCCGAGTAGAGTTCTCCGGCCAGGGAGAAGCGTGGAGGATCATGGATGACCACGTCAAAGCTCCCGTCGTTGAACTTTTTAATGACCTCAAAGGCATCCCCCTGAATTACCTGGACTTTCCCACCGGTGAACATCTCCCTGCTCCATGGGTTTATCCGTGCTATCTCAATGACGTTAGGGTCTTTTTCGATGGTGATTACGTAGGCTCCCCGCTTAGAGGCCTCTATGGCTGTGTATCCTAACCCCATGCAGGTGTCGAGAACCGTTTCACCTTCCTTCGGCATCACGGTGTTTACTTTGTTTCTCGTATCCTGGAGGGGGTTAACTTCCTTCGTCCTGTGCATCCTGATTCCGTTTATCTCTATCGTTGGGGGGATCGTTGGGACGAGCTTGTAGAAGCCAGATTTACCGGCTATGGCCGCTTTGTATACTCCCCCATTAGAAACGAAGTATACGGTTCCGTCATCCTTAGCGATCTTTTCAAGGACATCCCTCTCAACGAGGGTGCCGTCAGGAAAAACCGCTCCCTCTTCCCGTATCTCGACTTCCCATGTCCTGTTCGTCTTCCGGAGGTCGAGGTTAAGTTTAACCTTCCCCCTTGAAGCGAGGAGCATTCTAGCTTCCCTGAACGTGATGTAGTAAATCTCCTCCATGTTTCGGGATTTGAAAGGGTGTTAAAAAGGCTTCGCTATTCAAGCTGGAGTCTCGTTCCTTCCTCTTCGAGGTTCAGCGACTTCAGTATTTCAACTGAACCATCCTCTACCCTTAAGACGCGCGTAAAGATCTCCTCAAGCAGAGCAAGGTAGCCCCTGTGGGCTAGCTCATAGTTCACGAAGTAGAACGTCTTTCTGTCAGTGTTGCCCAAGAATTCAGCGGCCACATTCGTAAGGTAGAGGACGAAAGAGGGCCTGTTGTCCTGAAGGGGGATGATCCTTTCGGGGTTCACTATTATCGTCGTCACGTTTTTGTGTCTGCGGTAGTAGTTCAAAACGTTTGAAACGAACCTGCTCATGAAAATCCCGGGGTCTTTGTGGGGGTTAACCTCAATCACCAGCTTCCCCCAGAGGGAGGTACCGCCGGCTTTTATCCGTGCTATCTCATTCTCCGGAACCTCTCTCCCAGAAAGTCTCAGCCGCCTTAATATTGGAAGTGTTGAGTCTAGGATGTCTATAACAAGGAGGTTGTCCCATCCAACGCTACTCCCGATTTCGTAGAAGAGCAGAGGGTGGGGTGAGATTGAGGTATGCTCAATGAGAACGGTTTCCCCTGGTTTTATTCTCTCCAGATAACTACTGAAGTTCAACTACTTCACCCCCAGGAGTTTTTACAACAGTGAGGGCTGTCCCCTTCAGCCGGAGAACGTAGTCGTAGTCCTGTTCAAGACTCTTCGTTAGGTATTCACTCGCCACGGAGGTGTTCAGGAATATAACGTCCTTCACATCGGTGTACTTCAAGTATCTCCTGTTTATTTTCTCAAAATACCTCTCAAGCTTTGGCGGGTTGTCCATGAACGTAAAAGAAAACCTCTCCATCCCAAGGACTATCGTGTGCTTCCTGCTCTCCTCAGGTACTTTCTTGGCTATCTGGGCGTATTTTGCCATGTGGTAATCGAAGTCCTCAACCTCATGAACTTCCCCTATGATGTTGCCCACGCGTGCGTTTCCCAGTTCCTTAATGACGGGCAGGTCGTTAACTTTTACACTTACCCCAATCATTTTCAACTTGGCCGTGAAGACGTGGAGCGTGTTGCCAATATCCACGACGAGGGGTTTTATCCCTTTTTCCCTCCAGGTGTTGAGGATGTCAGCGAACACCAGTTCTGGATGGTCGAGGGAAGAGTATTCAACTAAAACAAGCCCACCACCCACTTCAAGGGCCTTCAGTATTTCCTGGAGCATCAATGCACCCTCCAACATATATCGATTTTCACTTTTATAATGCTTTCTCCATAAGTTGAACATTGTGCATAAAGGTTTATTAGGTTCCTCCGCATAATATAGACTCACTTAAGGGTGTGCAGATGATCACCGGAAGGGTTGAAAGAATCTCAACTGGCATCGAGGGGTTCGACCCCCTAATAGAGGGTGGCTTGGTTAAGTCAAAATCATACCTCATCACCGGCCCGCCCGGAAGCGGAAAAACAACGTTCGGGATCCAGTTCCTTGTGGAAGGCGCCAAAAGAGGCGAGAAAGTAGTGTACATCTCCCTTATTCAAGACCCGGAAGAGGTGATAAAAGACTACGAACGCTTTGACCCTTCAGTCTGGAACTACGTCCAAAAGGGCAACCTGATACTGTACGACCTGGGGAAGGAGGTTTGGGGCCCGACTGCAAAGCCGCCCCAGTGGAGCAGTATCATGGTGAGAATAAAGGATCTCGTCAGGGAGAGCAACATAAACCGCCTCGTGATAGACCCCCTTACGGCCATAGACTTCCCGACTTCTGACCCAGCCGAGAAGAGGGCAGAGCTTGCCACCTTCCTGAGGACAATGAGCGCCCTTGGGATAACAAGCCTTCTCATAGCCGAGCTGACCGACTTGGACAGGTACAGCGAGGAGCACTATCTCGTCGATGGCGTCATAATGCTCCACTATTACTTGGAGGGCAACGACATGGCGAGGGCTATCCAGGTTCTCAAGATGCGCAGGACAAGGCACGAGACCAAGATGTACCGTCTCGAGTTCGGACCAAAGGGCCTCGTTGTCAGGGGGCCGGTCCTATGAAAGAACCGCCAAAAGAACACCTTGACATCAAAAGGGTCATCACCGAGAAGGACCCCATAAAGAGGGCCTACCTCCTGGGCTACTTGATAGCGTACTACGGCCATACAGACTGGGTCGGCGTGTGGCGTGAGCTTAGAGAGGCACTGTTTAAGAGCGCCGAAGAAGTTGGCTCCCTCGGGAGTGTTATTGAAGCCTACCGAAGGGGCAAGAAGGATGGCGCACGCGATAGGAGGCTGGCAATAGCCAGGGGACTGTACAGGCCACTCCCCGAAGAAGAAATCACCCGTAAGGTAAAGGAAATAGAGAGAGCCAGTGTTCTACCCCCTAGAGGCAGAGTTCCGAAGATACTCGACCCCAGAGTGACGGGAGAGCCGAGGATGCTCCTGCGCTCTGAGATCACCGGCCCCGCCAGAATCCTCCGACTGCCGAGATTCCTGGGGAGGCGTTAGGTAACCCTCTCGAATACCCTCTCAAAGTTCTTGAAGGCTATCGCCTCAACCTCCCTCTCGCTGAACCTCTCGCGGAGTAAACTTAGCAGTTCCGGAATCTTCGACTCGTTCTCAAAGCCCTCAACTCTCTTCCCGCTCCATTCCTTAAGGTAGTACACGAAGTCGAAGCCGAGGCCCACGTGCTCATGGCCTATGAGGTCGACCATATAAGCTATGTGCTCAACGTACTTTTCAATCGTTGGCATTTCCCAGTCCACGAAGGAGGGAATCGCAACGGCTCCAACAACTCCATCCCTCTCTGCTATTGCCTTCAGCTGCTCGTCGGTCAGGTTTCTTGGATTGTCGCAGAGCGCCCTCGCGTTCGAGTGGGACGCAATCACTGGGAAAGAGGTAACATCGAGGGTGTCCCAGAATCCAGCTTCGTTTATGTGGCTGAGGTCAATGACTATCCCGAGCTCCTCAGCCTTTCCGACCACTTCAACGCCGAACCTTGTCAGGCCGCCATTAGTCCTCTCAAAGACGCCGTCGCCGATGGCGTTCCTGAGGCTCCAGGTCAGGGTCAGGACTCGAAGACCGAGGCGGTGGAAGACCTCGAGGAGCTCCAGGCTCTCGCCGATTGGTTCACCTCCCTCGAGACCGAGCCACAGGGCAACCCTGCCTTCCTCGATCGTCTTTCTCATTTCATCAACGTTCCTCACAAGCTCAAAGCTGTCGCTTTCGTCAATGTCCTTGAGTAGGGCGTTCAACACCTCGAGCCCGTAGGTGGTCGCGTCTTTTCTCCTTTCGGGCCGCGTCCAGATGGCCATAACCCTTGAAGCTATCAAATCACCAAAGAAGCGATCGTAGTTCTGCTCAAGAACCCTTGTTAGGCCCTTCCTCCTCTCATCGTAAACGAACGTCGGCAGATCAGAATGGGCGTCAAATATCATCGGCTCACCCTAACTCCATAGCCTCGATCTCCCTTAAAGTTTGCTCCCGGACTGCTGGGTTGAATATCCTCCCGGCTATCTCCCTGGCCCTCTCATAGTCCCCATACTCCGCAAGCGCCAGGGCCACGCCCCTGAGGATTGTGTCTTTCTTCCTGACGTCCTCTATGTTCTCAGCAAACCTAAGGGCACTCTCCAGGTACCTCAGCTCCGTCAGCAGGAGAGCGATCCTGTAGGCGTCGGTAGGCGAAATTTCTATCTTGAGGAGCTCTCTAATTGCATTGTCGGTGATCTCAACGTACTCGGGGTTCTCAACGACTTTCATCCACAGGGCTACTTCAAGCTCCCCAATGAGGCGCTGGACACCAGAAAAAAGGTTCCTGATAAGGGCCAGTGCATAACGGTAACGCCCCTCGAGAAGGGCTTTCCGAACTTCTGGAAGCCCCACAGTTTGGGTTATTGTCGCAAGCCTGATCTTTTTCTCAACTGTCGCCGCTTTTTGATTAACGTAAAGCTTGTCAAAGATATCGAACGCCAGGTGATATAGCTGAAGGGCAAGCTGCGAGGGGAGGTTATCCCCCGCCGCTTCTATCAATTCTCCAATCCTTATCAGCTCGTCAACCTTCGTCCGATAGTCTCTCTCCGACTGCGAAACCAGATCAAAGGCGGTATCAAAAAGCCAGATAGCCGTTTCGCTGTCCCCTGTCAGTGCGTAGTAGTAGGCAATCATGGCCACGGCGTTTCCCCTGAGGAGGGGATCTGGGATCTTTCCCACAACGTCTAGGGCAACGTCAAGAAATTCCATGGCCTCATTGGGATACCCCAGCTTAAAGAGCACCGATCCAATCCTGGCGTAACCAACCGCCTTAACGTACGGATCCTTCGAATGTTGGGCTATGTACTCAGCGTCGGCTATGACCTCAATAGCCCAGTCAGAGAGTCCTTTTTCGTTCATGATTAGAGTGATTTTTGTAAGGGCCTCTATTCTCTCTCCTTCATCATCTATCTGGGATGCCCTTTCAATGGCCTCATCAAACTGACCCCTCTCTGCAAGAGTGATAACGTCCTCAAGAGTTATCATATTAGGTTCTTAAGACTCAATGTTTATAAGGATTCTCCAAATATTCCGACCTATGGTAATGATAACCATAGCGTTGTACAACACTTACGACCCAAAACGCCTGCATGAGGCCCACGTGAGGGCAATAGCCAGAGCCGCGCCCATAGCCTACGCCTACGGTTTTCATCTTGCCCTGGTCGGTTTCCCTCTTGAAGGAAAGCCCCTGGAGATAGCAGAGGACATCAGCGAACATACAACGATCGGAGAAGGGGGGAGGTACCTTTTGGAACTCGCCAAATCAAATAAGTTTCATATATTGGAGTTTCCCAAAAGGGGGTTTCCTCCCCAGTTTGGAGTCCCCGTCGCGACGACGAGGAAGCCCCTGCCGGAGAAGGAGATAACCCCCCTTGATGTTGCGAGGGAGGCCCTTTCAGGCAAGAGCTTTCTTCTCCTCATAGGGCTCGGGAGGCATGGCCTTCCAGGAGAAATCTTTAAGATTGCAAGGTACCACATGGACGTAACGGGAGGGAGAGTGAGCCTCGAAACATGCACCGCGATAGGTGCTATTGGCGCTAGGATAGCAACCTACATGGAGGCGCTAAAATGGAAGAGTGGAAAAAAGACCTCGCGTGGGTCATTTTAACTATCATCATAGTAGCGGGCATACACTCAGGCCTTAGGATTGCCCTCCACACTGGTTCGCCCCTAGTCATAGTCGTCAGCGGCTCCATGGAGCCGGTCTTCTACCGCGGAGACGTTGTTCTTCTGAAGGGGGTCACAGACCCGTCGCAGGTTGCCCTAAACGACGTTATAGTCTACGACCGTCCAGGTTATCCGTATCCCATAATTCACCGCGTCAGGTACATCTCCACCGTTAAACTCAACGGAAGAGAGGAGACGTGCTTTGTTACTTGGGGAGACAACAACCCCATCCCGGATCCACCCTACCCCACGCCTCAGGGACCCCTTGAGGTCAGAATGCCCAACGGTATGATAGCCGGCTGCGTTCCAAGCTACGCCGTCGAGGCCAAGGCCGAGCTTGTGTTCCCAAAGATAGGCCTAATCCCCCTGTGGATAAGGGAGAAGATAGGGCTCTAGAACCTTGTAGGGATGATGTGAGGGTAGGTGGCTGAGGGTGTGATGACCTAATCGGCCCCTGACCTACATCCCCTTCTTCCCTACTATTATTCCAGTGACTATCAGAATGAGTCCCAAGATGGTCGATGAGGCTATCCTTTCTCCCA is part of the Thermococcus stetteri genome and encodes:
- a CDS encoding DUF257 family protein, whose product is MNFSSYLERIKPGETVLIEHTSISPHPLLFYEIGSSVGWDNLLVIDILDSTLPILRRLRLSGREVPENEIARIKAGGTSLWGKLVIEVNPHKDPGIFMSRFVSNVLNYYRRHKNVTTIIVNPERIIPLQDNRPSFVLYLTNVAAEFLGNTDRKTFYFVNYELAHRGYLALLEEIFTRVLRVEDGSVEILKSLNLEEEGTRLQLE
- a CDS encoding metal-dependent hydrolase, with the protein product MRGFTHYISGLAAATFFPALVADIRMGILVPVIAAASAYFPDFVDFKFGKFFARRDYEIDPAPWDEKKHYAPKLVKIKDLSEKNHYQFFAIEGRVEEILTRGSGTISYEVFDKEGNVKTITEEYNTIVFTLSDGTGRITVEAFGDDYKMFEEEFGQIEEGRELLVFGYVDVDPDGSLRFIVSDAPHPQGIAETIAEAIEKAYEEGEKIVKIHNIRLPGDVYRQFWIHLDPPKREVRVEMGPIVTPGGVAIGGDVPEYRKYGIAKVNVPFIKTYPKPTRIDSFSGPEIAFRLTKHQGKPVVKDRFLPWHHGFSHSMTMGVIIGAVVFLLAKLFGYSHATDLALASMIGQWLHVFEDQLGFMGSNLFPPITKDVIPGFKLGESGSGLTNFSTAWLMIALMIWNFNRFTDPRPIPIGDAKLLLYLIWPSIIGFGIAIVKSFRLRKEIAQLMDYYTNLEAFEEMEEVGGI
- a CDS encoding dipeptidase, which encodes MIFDAHSDLPTFVYDERRKGLTRVLEQNYDRFFGDLIASRVMAIWTRPERRKDATTYGLEVLNALLKDIDESDSFELVRNVDEMRKTIEEGRVALWLGLEGGEPIGESLELLEVFHRLGLRVLTLTWSLRNAIGDGVFERTNGGLTRFGVEVVGKAEELGIVIDLSHINEAGFWDTLDVTSFPVIASHSNARALCDNPRNLTDEQLKAIAERDGVVGAVAIPSFVDWEMPTIEKYVEHIAYMVDLIGHEHVGLGFDFVYYLKEWSGKRVEGFENESKIPELLSLLRERFSEREVEAIAFKNFERVFERVT
- a CDS encoding signal peptidase I: MEEWKKDLAWVILTIIIVAGIHSGLRIALHTGSPLVIVVSGSMEPVFYRGDVVLLKGVTDPSQVALNDVIVYDRPGYPYPIIHRVRYISTVKLNGREETCFVTWGDNNPIPDPPYPTPQGPLEVRMPNGMIAGCVPSYAVEAKAELVFPKIGLIPLWIREKIGL
- a CDS encoding DUF257 family protein — protein: MLQEILKALEVGGGLVLVEYSSLDHPELVFADILNTWREKGIKPLVVDIGNTLHVFTAKLKMIGVSVKVNDLPVIKELGNARVGNIIGEVHEVEDFDYHMAKYAQIAKKVPEESRKHTIVLGMERFSFTFMDNPPKLERYFEKINRRYLKYTDVKDVIFLNTSVASEYLTKSLEQDYDYVLRLKGTALTVVKTPGGEVVELQ
- a CDS encoding class I SAM-dependent methyltransferase; translated protein: MEEIYYITFREARMLLASRGKVKLNLDLRKTNRTWEVEIREEGAVFPDGTLVERDVLEKIAKDDGTVYFVSNGGVYKAAIAGKSGFYKLVPTIPPTIEINGIRMHRTKEVNPLQDTRNKVNTVMPKEGETVLDTCMGLGYTAIEASKRGAYVITIEKDPNVIEIARINPWSREMFTGGKVQVIQGDAFEVIKKFNDGSFDVVIHDPPRFSLAGELYSEEFYRELFRILRPGGRLFHYVGNPGKKYRRKDLQKGVMERLRRAGFVGVRRVEEALGVVARKPEKAGKAGQRD
- a CDS encoding DUF531 family protein: MITIALYNTYDPKRLHEAHVRAIARAAPIAYAYGFHLALVGFPLEGKPLEIAEDISEHTTIGEGGRYLLELAKSNKFHILEFPKRGFPPQFGVPVATTRKPLPEKEITPLDVAREALSGKSFLLLIGLGRHGLPGEIFKIARYHMDVTGGRVSLETCTAIGAIGARIATYMEALKWKSGKKTSRGSF
- a CDS encoding RAD55 family ATPase, whose protein sequence is MITGRVERISTGIEGFDPLIEGGLVKSKSYLITGPPGSGKTTFGIQFLVEGAKRGEKVVYISLIQDPEEVIKDYERFDPSVWNYVQKGNLILYDLGKEVWGPTAKPPQWSSIMVRIKDLVRESNINRLVIDPLTAIDFPTSDPAEKRAELATFLRTMSALGITSLLIAELTDLDRYSEEHYLVDGVIMLHYYLEGNDMARAIQVLKMRRTRHETKMYRLEFGPKGLVVRGPVL